The following proteins come from a genomic window of Carassius carassius chromosome 10, fCarCar2.1, whole genome shotgun sequence:
- the LOC132151720 gene encoding translocator protein-like gives MWIPMLSLTALPHVGGIFGGLITRKEVKTWYTTLNKPSWRPPNAAFPVVWTTLYTGMGYGSYLVWKELGGFTQDALVPLGLYGMQLALNWAWTPLFFGAHKIKLAMIEIVMLTGTVAATMVSWYPISRTATLLMVPYLAWLCLATSLNYCILRDNPDPKKDD, from the exons ATGTGGATTCCTATGCTAAGTTTGACGGCTCTCCCacacgttggtggaatatttggaGGTTTAATTACACGGAAGGAGGTGAAGACCTGGTACACTACGCTCAACAAACCCTCATGGAGACCACCTAATGCTGCCTTTCCAGTGGTGTGGACCACTCTCTACACTGGCATGGG ctacGGTTCATACCTTGTGTGGAAAGAGcttggaggcttcacccaggatgCATTGGTACCACTGGGGCTCTATGGGATGCAGTTGGCGCTTAATTGGGCCTGGACCCCCCTCTTCTTTGGCGCTCACAAAATTAAACTG GCAATGATAGAGATAGTGATGCTGACCGGCACAGTAGCAGCCACAATGGTGTCTTGGTATCCCATCAGCCGCACTGCAACACTTCTCATGGTACCATACTTGGCCTGGCTCTGCCTCGCTACCAGCCTCAACTACTGCATTTTGAGGGACAACCCAGACCCCAAAAAAGATGACTAA
- the LOC132151263 gene encoding ubiquinol-cytochrome-c reductase complex assembly factor 2 — protein sequence MAATRYRRFLKLCEEWPKDESKKGRDLGTFLRQRVASAFREGENTQISDPEKCDQMYESLARINSNVYKEKFPRAKDTSFTGVTVEECRILLATGNTDEEKKGLWKTLMERFSSKPEDGTPEKAEK from the exons ATGGCTGCCACCAGATACCGTCGATTTCTGAAGCTGTGCGAGGAATGGCCAAAGGACGAATCCAAGAAAGGCCGAGATTTAGGAACGTTTTTACGCCAAAGAGTCGCTAGTGCTTTCCGAGAAGGGGAAAATACGCAG ATTTCAGATCCAGAGAAATGTGATCAGATGTATGAAAGTCTGGCTCGCATCAACAGTAATGTGTACAAAGAAAAG tttccGAGGGCAAAAGATACAAGTTTTACAGGTGTAACGGTGGAGGAGTGCCGAATACTTTTGGCAACAG GAAACACGGATGAAGAGAAAAAAGGATTGTGGAAGACACTAATGGAGCGCTTCTCCTCCAAACCTGAAGATGGAACCCctgaaaaagctgaaaaataa
- the LOC132152282 gene encoding uncharacterized protein LOC132152282, whose amino-acid sequence MAHVMEDEGIWSDRDLTEALFGDTDRPGLDEHTSKTNVEDCEASGGLYCTIEGLTKALGSVASLQLWNLMGFSLPVPSLFTWESSSLKSSDMHCEESEVKREDAMEVSSPQETYVAQFESEYINHCKFTDESYQTRSLYIRSSMKNDLHRVQHTGLSEFVSSICISVLKTPPASSPSSVLSPPGLQAKSYPLWQELPQVKRHLNSLSVHKIQLQEAMFELIVSEASYQKSLIVALNVFQCSAELKGILPRVQHHVLFSNLKDVCRVSERWLTEKEMSFSVQSRDESGCPLQIVGKSAPAEFPPTSEQQISQSPAENEEAIMTTAQRLVEGTKDNLKKYVRDFEGVKVAAAKFVSWANDKLEEMDNYELLVQTALPEKRVRRKKRMPGELLDDEPVASSDSAFEVNVHNVILDTVAALQEISKCLLRFDDRATVSTLQTELSSLAYQWDRRKQSSLEGYTVRTCSEVTQEV is encoded by the exons ATGGCTCATGTCATGGAGGATGAGGGGATCTGGTCCGATAGAGATCTTACAGAAGCATTATTTGGTGACACTGATCGCCCCGGGCTGGATGAACACACCTCTAAAACAAATGTAGAGGACTGTGAAGCGTCTGGTGGACTTTACTG CACAATTGAAGGGTTGACTAAAGCTCTTGGATCAGTTGCAAGCTTGCAATTATGGAACTTAATGGGCTTTTCTCTGCCTGTGCCATCCCTCTTCACTTGGGAGAGCTCCAGTCTGAAATcttctgacatgcactgtgaggaGAGTGAGGTGAAAAG GGAAGATGCAATGGAAGTCAGTTCTCCGCAAGAAACGTATGTTGCCCAGTTTGAATCGGAGTACATCAACCATTGTAAGTTTACAGATGAATCTTATCAAACG CGGTCCCTTTATATCAGGAGTTCTATGAAGAATGATTTACACAGAGTACAGCACACTGGGTTGTCAGAATTTGTGTCCTCCATATGCATTTCTGTTCTGAAAACTCCCCCTGCGTCAAGCCCATCCTCTGTGTTGAGCCCTCCAGGACTACAGGCCAAGTCATACCCTCTATGGCAGGAGCTACCGCAAGTAAAGCGTCATCTGAACTCTCTGAGTGTGCATAAGATCCAGCTTCAAGAG GCCATGTTTGAGCTGATTGTGTCCGAGGCCTCGTATCAGAAGAGTCTGATCGTAGCACTGAATGTGTTTCAGTGCTCCGCAGAACTCAAAGGGATCCTGCCCCGTGTGCAGCACCATGTTCTGTTCTCCAACCTAAAGGATGTCTGCAGAGTCAGTGAacg ctggttGACTGAAAAAGAGATGTCCTTCAGCGTTCAGTCTCGTGACGAATCCGGGTGCCCCCTCCAAATTGTTGGAAAGTCTGCCCCAGCAGAGTTTCCTCCCA CATCTGAGCAGCAGATAAGCCAGTCCCCCGCTGAAAATGAGGAGGCCATAATGACTACAG CTCAGCGTCTGGTTGAGGGGACAAAGGATAACCTCAAAAAATATGTCAGGGACTTTGAGGGAGTGAAAGTGGCAGCTGCTAAGTTTGTGAGTTGGGCCAACGACAAGCTGGAAGAGATGGACAACTATGAACTACTTGTGCAGACTGCACTTCCAGAGAAGCGTGTCCGAAGAAAGAAAAGAATGCCAGGAGAGCTTTTAGATGATGAACCAGTAGCCTCATCTGATTCTGCCTTTGAGGTAAATGTCCATAATGTTATTCTGGACACTGTGGCAG CACTCCAGGAAATCAGCAAATGTCTGCTTAGGTTTGATGACAGAGCTACTGTTAGCACATTACAAACTGAGCTTTCTAGCCTGGCATACCAGTGGGACAGACGGAAACAGTCCTCTCTTGAAGGTTACACTGTCAGGACATGTAGTGAGGTGACACAGGAAG TATAA